In Gossypium raimondii isolate GPD5lz chromosome 12, ASM2569854v1, whole genome shotgun sequence, a single window of DNA contains:
- the LOC105762125 gene encoding uncharacterized protein LOC105762125 gives MSNLDMSETLVSPTTETESHDCMTGDDALCQAMLRILERVAGPNTRSGGRGSVTERLWSNGVRLFRGVTRVAPSMAEYWMEATVRIMDGLDFTPEQKLKRVVSLLRDEAYQWWLAVKEGTQPERITWDFYKLTFKGKYVRASYVDSRRREFLNLTQGDRSMAKYEAEFLRLSRYE, from the coding sequence ATGTCGAATCTGGATATGAGCGAGACACTAGTTTCACCTACTACAGAGACTGAGTCTCATGATTGCATGACCGGGGACGACGCCTTGTGCCAGGCTATGCTGAGGATATTAGAGAGGGTTGCTGGGCCCAACACTAGATCTGGGGGCCGAGGGTCAGTTACAGAACGACTCTGGTCCAATGGGGTTAGGCTATTCAGGGGTGTCACTAGAGTCGCCCCTAGCATGGCCGAGTACTGGATGGAGGCCACTGTAAGAATCATGGACGGTTTGGACTTTACCCCTGAACAGAAATTGAAAAGGGTTGTTTCCTTACTTCGCGATGAAGCATACCAATGGTGGCTGGccgttaaggagggcactcagcctGAACGAATAACTTGGGATTTCTATAAGCTTACTTTTAAAGGTAAATATGTGAGGGCAAGCTACGTTGACTCTAGAAGACGAGAGTTTCTGAATCTCACGCAAGGGGATCGTTCAATGGCCAAGTATGAGGCCGAGTTTCTGAGATTGAGCCGATATGAATGA
- the LOC105762126 gene encoding uncharacterized protein LOC105762126, which produces MVVTEYEHYVRFEDGLRGNLRVLIAPQREIDFSTIVEKAKITEEVKPAERQNQDKERGKNKRDSEPLSSAMRPKKKVRYSGPIRVGAPVAPTGITLCGHYGRRHPSECWRTTRACLRCGSTVLHVRECSLRADQVQATGSGTEQPPRVVQQPSRGRGQAKGGNGMGHGQKTLGRGAGQAEARQPALVYAARHRKDRDAPDVITGIPVESTSSEVTMLSPLGQSVRVSKLYRDVPLEVQGMVFLGDLMELPFGELGMDSLVKHRVSLNCATKSVLGTEWGNEVIVIGECRNYLANVISALVAKKLVRKGCEAYLAYVSVFTSGDSTVKDIRTMRDFPDVFLEELLGLPLNWEVEFGIELLPSTALVPIAPYRMARKELTNLKAQIQELLDRQFIRPSVSPW; this is translated from the exons ATGGTGGTGACTGAATATGAGCATTATGTCCGCTTTGAGGATGGACTCAGGGGCAATTTGAGAGTTCTAATAGCTCCGCAGAGGGAGATTGACTTTTCAACAATAGTAGAAAAGGCGAAGATCACTGAGGAGGTGAAACCCGCTGAGCGCCAAAATCAGGATAAAGAGAGaggcaagaataagagggattcggaGCCCTTGAGTTCTGCGATGAGGCCTAAGAAAAAGGTCAGATATAGTGGGCCAATTAGAGTTGGGGCCCCTGTTGCACCTACTGGGATCACACTTTGTGGGCATTATGGAAGACGCCATCCGAGCGAATGTTGGAGGACGACTAGGGCTTGTTTAAGATGTGGGTCTACTGTGCTCCACGTTCGAGAGTGTTCACTAAGGGCTGATCAGGTGCAAGCTACGGGTTCTGGTACTGAACAGCCACCGAGGGTAGTTCAACAGCCGTCTAGGGGCCGTGGTCAGGCTaagggtggtaatggtatgggtcATGGGCAAAAAACACTGGGCAGAGGTGCTGGACAGGCTGAGGCGAGACAGCCGGCCCTAGTTTATGCTGCTCGTCACCGAAAGGATAGAGATGCTCCGGACGTCATCACGG GGATTCCGGTTGAAAGTACTTCTAGTGAGGTGACTATGCTGAGCCCGCTGGGGCAATCTGTTAGAGTTAGCAAACTATACAGGGATGTTCCTTTAGAGGTTCAAGGGATGGtatttttgggtgatttgatGGAGCTTCCATTTGGGGAATTGGGGATGGACAGTTTGGTCAAGCATCGTGTTAGTTTGAACTGTGCGACTAAGAGCGTATTGGGAACTGAATGGGGTAATGAAGTAATTGTGATTGGGGAATGTCGGAATTACTTGGCTAACGTGATCTCTGCACTGGTAGCTAAGAAACTGGTTCGTAAAGGATGTGAGGCGTATTTGGCCTACGTAAGTGTTTTCACTTCTGGGGACTCTACTGTTAAGGACATCAGAACTATGAGGGATTTTCCAGACGTCTTTCTTGAGGAGCTACTAGGATTACCTCTGAATTGggaagtggagtttgggattgagcttCTCCCTAGTACAGCTCTGGTGCCTATCGCTCCCTATCGAATGGCACGGAAAGAGCTTACGAACCTCAAGGCTCAAATTCAAGAGTTATTGGATCGTCAGTTCATCCGCCCTAGTGTGTCCCCGTGGTGA